In Bacillus cytotoxicus NVH 391-98, the following are encoded in one genomic region:
- the fdhF gene encoding formate dehydrogenase subunit alpha, with translation MAEQTVRVTIDGQEFVSSDGKTILQLFNESNLEHPQICHVPEVDPIQTCDTCIVEVDGKLMRACSTKVEDGMHIERKSARAKTAQTEAMDRILENHLLYCTVCDNNNGNCKIHNTVHMMGIEEQKYPYKPKVSPSEVDMSHPFYRYDPNQCIACGQCVEVCQNLQVNETLSIDWSLERPRVIWDNGVSINDSSCVSCGQCVTVCPCNALMEKTMLGEAGFMTGLKPDVLDPMIDFVKDVEPGYSSILAVSEVEAAMRKTKIRKTKTVCTFCGVGCSFEVWTKDRQILKVQPVSDAPVNGISTCVKGKFGWDFINSEDRITKPLIRQGDMFVEASWEEALEVVASHMQRIKSEYGSDAFGFISSSKVTNEENYLMQKLARQIYGTNNVDNCSRYCQSPATDGLFKTVGMGGDSGTIQDIAEAGLVIIVGANPTEGHPVLATRVKRAHKLHEQKLIVADLRKHEMAERADLFVHPRQGTDYVWLAGVTKYIIDQGWHNQSFINENVKNFDAYSKMLEKYTLDYTEEITGISKDTLKDIARMVYEADGTCVLWGMGVTQNTGGSTTSAAISNLLLVTGNYRRPGGGAYPLRGHNNVQGACDMATLPNWLPGYQAVSDDALRAKFEKAYGTTIPKEPGLNNIAMLVAAEEGKLRGMYVMGEEMALVDSNANHVQHILANLDFLVVQDMFLSKTARFADVILPAAPSLEKEGTFTNTERRIQRLYEVMPPLGDSKPDWWILQKVARALGGDWNYESPSEIMDEIASLAPLYSQATYDRLEGWNSLCWGSHDGKDTPLLYVDGFNFPDKKARLSLDEWVPPVEAPEDYDLLLNNGRVLEHFHEGNMTKKSAGILSKISEVFVEISPELAQERNVKDGGLVELTSPFGKIKVQALITDRVTGNELYLPMHATVNEEAINILTGTATDIYTCTPAYKQTRVKMRVLREKGKRPLPASNPRNKKRHPQNGVEIQKKWQRKQYVSLVDQN, from the coding sequence ATGGCTGAACAGACAGTTCGTGTAACGATTGATGGGCAAGAGTTCGTTTCATCTGATGGAAAAACGATACTACAATTATTTAACGAAAGTAATTTAGAGCATCCACAAATTTGTCATGTGCCAGAAGTAGATCCAATTCAAACTTGTGACACATGTATTGTTGAGGTAGATGGAAAATTAATGCGTGCTTGTTCTACAAAAGTGGAAGATGGTATGCATATTGAAAGAAAATCAGCACGTGCTAAAACAGCGCAAACTGAAGCGATGGACCGCATATTAGAGAACCATTTATTATATTGTACAGTTTGTGATAACAATAATGGGAATTGTAAGATTCACAATACGGTACATATGATGGGAATTGAAGAGCAGAAATATCCATATAAACCGAAAGTCAGCCCAAGCGAAGTGGATATGTCACATCCATTTTATCGTTATGACCCGAACCAATGTATTGCATGTGGTCAATGTGTAGAAGTGTGCCAAAACTTGCAAGTGAATGAAACATTATCTATTGATTGGAGTTTAGAGCGTCCGCGCGTAATCTGGGATAACGGTGTAAGCATTAATGACTCATCGTGTGTAAGTTGTGGTCAATGTGTAACAGTTTGTCCTTGTAATGCATTAATGGAAAAAACGATGCTCGGAGAAGCTGGATTTATGACAGGGCTTAAGCCGGATGTACTAGATCCAATGATTGATTTTGTGAAAGATGTAGAACCAGGATATAGTAGTATTTTAGCAGTTTCAGAAGTGGAAGCTGCAATGAGGAAAACGAAGATTCGTAAGACGAAAACAGTTTGTACATTTTGTGGCGTTGGTTGCTCATTTGAAGTATGGACGAAAGACCGTCAAATTTTAAAAGTACAACCTGTATCAGACGCGCCAGTAAACGGAATTTCTACATGTGTGAAGGGGAAATTTGGCTGGGACTTTATCAATAGTGAAGACCGCATTACAAAACCGTTAATTCGTCAAGGGGATATGTTTGTTGAAGCTTCATGGGAAGAGGCTTTAGAAGTAGTTGCATCTCATATGCAACGTATCAAATCTGAATATGGAAGCGATGCATTTGGATTTATTTCTTCTTCCAAAGTAACAAATGAAGAAAACTATTTAATGCAAAAATTAGCTCGGCAAATATATGGAACAAATAATGTAGATAACTGCTCCCGTTATTGTCAATCACCGGCAACAGACGGTTTATTTAAAACAGTTGGTATGGGGGGAGACTCTGGTACAATACAGGATATTGCTGAAGCTGGACTTGTTATTATCGTAGGAGCAAATCCAACAGAAGGTCATCCTGTGCTGGCAACGCGTGTGAAACGTGCTCATAAATTGCATGAACAAAAGCTTATTGTAGCAGACCTTCGGAAACATGAAATGGCAGAACGGGCTGATTTGTTTGTTCATCCGCGCCAAGGAACCGACTATGTATGGCTTGCTGGAGTAACAAAATATATTATTGATCAAGGATGGCATAATCAATCCTTCATAAATGAAAATGTAAAGAATTTTGATGCATACAGCAAAATGTTAGAGAAGTATACACTCGATTATACGGAGGAAATTACAGGGATTTCTAAGGATACATTAAAAGATATTGCACGTATGGTTTATGAAGCAGATGGAACTTGCGTGCTTTGGGGTATGGGAGTTACACAGAATACAGGAGGAAGTACAACATCAGCAGCAATCTCTAATTTGCTTCTTGTAACAGGTAACTATCGTCGTCCAGGTGGAGGTGCATATCCATTGCGCGGGCATAATAACGTACAAGGTGCTTGCGACATGGCAACATTGCCGAACTGGCTTCCGGGATATCAAGCAGTATCAGATGATGCGCTTCGTGCGAAATTTGAAAAAGCATATGGAACTACGATTCCGAAAGAGCCAGGATTGAATAACATTGCGATGCTTGTTGCAGCAGAAGAAGGCAAACTACGTGGTATGTATGTAATGGGAGAAGAAATGGCATTGGTGGATTCGAACGCGAATCACGTACAACATATTTTAGCAAATCTTGATTTCCTTGTTGTACAAGATATGTTTTTATCCAAAACAGCTCGCTTTGCCGATGTCATTTTACCAGCAGCACCAAGCTTAGAAAAAGAAGGAACATTTACAAATACGGAGCGCCGCATTCAAAGGTTGTACGAAGTAATGCCACCCCTTGGTGATTCGAAGCCTGATTGGTGGATCTTACAAAAAGTAGCACGCGCTCTTGGTGGCGATTGGAATTATGAGAGTCCAAGTGAAATTATGGATGAAATTGCATCGCTTGCACCACTTTATTCACAAGCAACATATGATCGTCTAGAAGGATGGAATAGTTTATGTTGGGGAAGCCATGACGGTAAAGATACACCGCTGTTATATGTAGATGGCTTTAATTTTCCTGATAAAAAAGCTCGCTTATCACTAGATGAATGGGTGCCGCCAGTTGAAGCACCAGAAGACTATGATTTATTATTAAATAATGGTCGTGTATTAGAACATTTCCATGAAGGGAATATGACGAAAAAATCAGCTGGAATTCTATCAAAAATTTCTGAGGTGTTTGTAGAGATTTCGCCGGAACTTGCTCAAGAACGGAATGTAAAAGATGGCGGTCTTGTTGAGCTTACCTCACCATTTGGCAAAATTAAAGTGCAGGCACTTATTACAGATCGCGTTACTGGTAATGAGCTATATTTACCAATGCATGCAACAGTGAATGAAGAAGCAATTAATATTTTAACAGGTACGGCAACTGATATTTATACATGTACACCAGCTTATAAACAAACAAGGGTGAAAATGCGCGTACTACGTGAAAAAGGAAAGCGTCCACTCCCTGCTTCAAACCCAAGAAATAAAAAACGTCATCCACAAAATGGGGTTGAAATCCAGAAAAAATGGCAAAGAAAACAATACGTATCACTTGTGGATCAGAATTAG
- a CDS encoding HAMP domain-containing sensor histidine kinase, with translation MDKLSLKIATYFLILALCIETIAFVSFHTSLVKLRIDEETNTLLNQGNKYRNIIEKFIHTGNESRAFKIITLMESHSDSDTTMVITDTSGKIISTSDIVTESMKKQLACKIKSISRNGKTVETNWKKSKFISTASPIITKGQVTGYVHMFLNTSFLEKMISRLTNQFIIIGCLTLILTTISVFLFSRVITDPLIKMKKATERMPKLNKPIALGIKRNDELGSLATTIEELSSELTYMKKERNEFLSSVAHELLTPLTYMKGYAKVAKREGLSKEEREEYLQIIEDETDSITALIQDLFDLAQLEQHQFIIKKQKVTLRPFLEKIIEKTKTNFSKTDIQIRLHCNDHLNVYIDERRMEQVMLNLLQNAYQHSHEPSIITINVLENENTFTICVQDEGEGIPSEDLPHIFDRFYRVDKSRTRATGGKGIGLAVAREIVELHNGTITVQSELNVGTEFLIKLPIQ, from the coding sequence ATGGACAAACTTTCCCTTAAAATTGCTACATATTTTTTAATATTAGCTTTATGTATTGAAACAATTGCCTTTGTTTCTTTTCATACAAGCCTTGTGAAATTACGTATCGATGAAGAAACAAATACTCTTTTAAATCAAGGGAATAAGTATCGAAACATCATCGAAAAATTTATACATACTGGAAATGAGTCACGTGCTTTTAAAATCATTACTTTAATGGAATCTCACTCCGATTCAGATACAACTATGGTCATAACAGACACAAGCGGAAAAATTATATCCACTTCAGATATTGTTACAGAAAGTATGAAGAAGCAACTAGCTTGTAAAATAAAATCTATTTCGAGAAATGGGAAAACAGTTGAAACAAACTGGAAAAAGTCTAAATTCATTTCAACTGCAAGTCCCATTATTACAAAAGGACAAGTTACCGGATATGTACATATGTTTTTAAACACATCTTTCTTAGAAAAAATGATTTCTCGTTTAACAAATCAATTCATTATTATTGGATGTTTAACTCTTATTTTAACAACTATTTCTGTCTTTCTTTTTTCTCGCGTTATTACAGACCCACTTATTAAAATGAAAAAAGCTACAGAGCGAATGCCTAAATTAAATAAACCCATTGCATTAGGAATCAAACGCAATGATGAACTTGGTAGTTTGGCTACAACAATTGAAGAATTATCAAGTGAACTAACTTATATGAAAAAAGAAAGAAATGAATTTCTTTCCAGTGTTGCGCATGAATTGTTAACTCCCCTAACATATATGAAGGGATATGCAAAGGTCGCCAAAAGAGAGGGTTTGTCCAAAGAAGAACGCGAGGAATACTTACAAATTATCGAAGATGAAACAGATAGTATTACAGCACTCATACAAGACTTATTCGACTTAGCCCAGCTAGAACAGCATCAGTTTATCATAAAAAAACAAAAAGTAACTCTTAGACCATTTCTTGAAAAAATCATTGAAAAAACAAAAACAAACTTTTCTAAAACGGACATACAAATTCGATTACATTGTAATGACCACCTGAACGTTTATATAGATGAACGCCGCATGGAACAAGTTATGCTAAATTTGTTACAAAATGCGTATCAGCATTCTCACGAACCATCTATCATTACAATAAATGTGCTTGAAAATGAGAATACTTTTACTATATGTGTTCAAGATGAAGGAGAAGGTATTCCTAGTGAAGATCTTCCTCATATTTTCGATCGCTTCTACCGTGTTGATAAATCAAGAACAAGGGCAACAGGTGGAAAAGGAATTGGCTTAGCTGTTGCGAGAGAAATTGTAGAACTGCATAATGGGACCATTACCGTCCAAAGTGAATTAAACGTCGGAACAGAATTTCTAATAAAATTACCAATCCAATAA
- a CDS encoding NAD(P)-dependent malic enzyme has translation MLEKQINERSLLLHKELVGKIEITSKVEVNSAEDLSLTYTPGVAESCKAIAADEETAYDYTARGNMVAVVSDGTAVLGLGDIGPKAAMPVMEGKCILFKKFANVDAFPLCLGTKDVDEIVTLVKNLEPTFAGINLEDIAAPRCFEIEKRLKEETNIPVFHDDQHGTAIVVLAAVINALKVVKKQMNTVKIVINGAGSAGIAIGNLLLKAGVEHITLVSLEGIVCEGELWMNPEQIEIAKKTNREHVRGSLKEAIREADIFIGVSAPNVLTKELVQAMNKKPIVFAMANPIPEIFPDEALAAGAAVVGTGRSDYPNQVNNVLAFPGIFRGALDVRATDVTEEMKLAAAYGIANIITDEERNENYVIPNPLDKRVVPSVAAAVAKAAIESGVAQIKKIPSYEC, from the coding sequence ATGTTAGAAAAGCAAATTAATGAGCGATCATTATTACTTCATAAAGAGTTAGTAGGAAAGATTGAAATTACGAGTAAAGTAGAAGTAAATTCAGCAGAGGATTTAAGTTTGACATATACACCAGGAGTAGCGGAGTCTTGTAAAGCTATCGCGGCCGATGAAGAGACAGCGTATGATTACACAGCACGTGGTAATATGGTGGCGGTTGTATCCGATGGGACAGCTGTACTTGGTTTAGGTGATATTGGACCGAAAGCTGCGATGCCTGTTATGGAAGGAAAGTGTATTTTATTTAAGAAATTCGCGAACGTAGATGCATTTCCGTTATGTTTGGGAACAAAAGATGTAGATGAAATCGTTACCCTTGTGAAAAATTTAGAGCCGACATTTGCTGGAATCAATTTAGAAGATATTGCAGCACCGCGTTGCTTTGAAATTGAAAAACGTCTAAAAGAGGAAACAAATATTCCAGTTTTTCATGATGATCAGCATGGAACGGCAATTGTCGTGTTAGCTGCTGTAATTAATGCATTAAAAGTTGTAAAGAAGCAAATGAATACAGTGAAAATTGTCATTAATGGTGCGGGATCAGCGGGAATAGCAATTGGTAACTTGTTATTAAAAGCCGGAGTAGAACATATAACATTAGTAAGTTTAGAAGGCATTGTTTGTGAGGGAGAATTATGGATGAATCCAGAACAAATAGAAATTGCGAAGAAAACAAATCGAGAACATGTGCGAGGATCATTAAAAGAGGCAATTCGTGAGGCGGATATTTTTATCGGTGTATCTGCTCCAAATGTATTAACAAAAGAGCTTGTACAGGCGATGAATAAAAAGCCAATTGTATTTGCGATGGCAAATCCAATTCCAGAGATATTTCCAGATGAAGCATTAGCAGCCGGAGCAGCTGTTGTTGGCACAGGAAGATCTGATTATCCAAATCAGGTAAATAATGTATTGGCGTTTCCCGGTATCTTCCGAGGGGCATTAGATGTACGTGCAACGGATGTTACAGAAGAAATGAAATTAGCAGCAGCATATGGAATTGCTAACATTATTACGGATGAAGAAAGAAATGAAAACTATGTTATCCCAAATCCGCTTGATAAAAGAGTTGTGCCAAGTGTGGCAGCGGCAGTAGCAAAAGCAGCAATTGAGTCAGGAGTAGCGCAAATTAAAAAAATACCAAGTTATGAATGCTAA
- a CDS encoding DUF4871 domain-containing protein, producing the protein MKKISTAILSIFLMSGCAAIQPDSKSPEKQIMKISKPQTSAPSFFHLSVLKDVNWEESPSFAEGKMLLKGIEGKIGIVDSVFTSSEAMEHMWVFLDSQIPNGQFSIIALKQGKTAPTPVILSNENSEKIWTAQKLLQPGTKEMSLLMSLPSAGLWVLNVYINKQYYEQLVINVE; encoded by the coding sequence ATGAAAAAAATAAGTACTGCGATACTATCCATCTTTCTTATGAGCGGCTGCGCAGCAATACAACCAGATTCAAAATCCCCCGAAAAACAAATAATGAAGATCTCAAAACCTCAAACAAGCGCACCTTCATTTTTTCACCTTAGCGTTTTAAAAGATGTGAATTGGGAGGAAAGCCCTTCGTTTGCCGAAGGAAAAATGCTCTTAAAAGGTATTGAAGGAAAAATTGGCATTGTAGATAGTGTATTTACTTCGAGTGAAGCAATGGAACATATGTGGGTTTTTCTCGATTCCCAAATACCAAATGGACAATTCTCTATTATTGCTTTAAAACAAGGGAAGACCGCTCCAACTCCCGTTATTCTTTCAAATGAAAACTCCGAAAAAATTTGGACAGCACAAAAATTACTCCAACCAGGTACAAAAGAAATGTCTCTACTTATGTCACTGCCTTCTGCTGGATTATGGGTTTTAAATGTGTATATAAATAAACAATACTATGAGCAACTTGTTATCAATGTAGAGTAA
- a CDS encoding DUF1641 domain-containing protein → MAKEITVIQKKVITEEEKKHQLTDELLIQLEENREAVEETIQLLASLQQAGILDAAISLLAAKEDVSKIAIEQLNREPVKNVLNNMMGAGEALSSVDPELTKQITSSLVTGLQFATDELKKGKKTKVMDFFKVLKDPDINRAITFGFSFLKAFGQGLDKK, encoded by the coding sequence GTGGCAAAAGAAATTACTGTGATTCAAAAGAAAGTTATAACAGAGGAAGAAAAGAAACACCAGTTAACAGATGAGCTCTTAATACAATTAGAAGAAAATCGTGAGGCGGTTGAAGAAACGATACAGTTGCTAGCTAGTTTGCAGCAAGCTGGTATTTTAGATGCAGCAATTAGTTTGCTTGCTGCTAAAGAAGACGTTTCGAAAATTGCGATTGAACAATTAAATCGTGAACCAGTAAAAAACGTATTAAACAATATGATGGGAGCAGGGGAAGCATTATCTTCAGTAGACCCAGAATTGACAAAGCAAATAACTTCTAGTTTAGTTACAGGACTACAATTTGCAACAGATGAATTAAAAAAAGGAAAGAAAACAAAAGTAATGGACTTTTTTAAAGTGCTCAAGGATCCAGACATTAATAGAGCAATTACATTTGGATTTAGCTTTCTGAAGGCATTTGGGCAAGGATTAGATAAGAAATAG
- a CDS encoding response regulator transcription factor, which yields MIKILLIDDEERMLQLLDLFLSPRGYFCMKAKSGFEALELVQQKEFDIILLDVMMPNMDGWETCKQIRQLSNVPIIMLTARNQNYDMIKGLTIGADDYITKPFDEQVLVARIEAVLRRTKKEGFVSFNGIEWDKMKHTVTVYNEKISLTPIEFALLGLFLQNVNRAYSRDDLIEKIWGYQTDIEYRTVDSHIRNIREKLRKKGFPVENYLETIYKVGYKWKSD from the coding sequence ATGATAAAAATTTTGTTAATAGACGATGAAGAACGCATGTTACAACTGTTAGACCTATTTCTCAGTCCACGTGGTTATTTTTGTATGAAGGCTAAATCAGGTTTTGAAGCTCTTGAACTCGTTCAGCAAAAAGAGTTCGACATCATTTTGCTAGATGTCATGATGCCAAACATGGATGGCTGGGAAACATGTAAGCAAATTCGGCAACTTAGCAATGTCCCGATCATCATGTTAACAGCTCGGAATCAAAATTACGATATGATAAAAGGATTGACAATAGGAGCTGATGATTATATTACTAAACCGTTTGATGAGCAAGTACTTGTTGCAAGAATCGAGGCGGTATTGCGCCGAACGAAAAAAGAAGGATTTGTTAGCTTCAATGGAATTGAATGGGATAAAATGAAACATACCGTTACTGTTTATAATGAAAAGATTTCACTTACACCAATTGAGTTTGCATTATTAGGACTATTTTTACAAAATGTTAATCGCGCATACAGCCGTGATGATTTAATCGAAAAAATATGGGGTTATCAAACAGATATTGAATATCGTACTGTCGATTCACATATTCGAAATATTCGTGAGAAATTAAGAAAAAAAGGATTTCCTGTTGAAAACTACTTAGAAACAATCTATAAAGTAGGATACAAATGGAAAAGTGACTAA
- the fdhD gene encoding formate dehydrogenase accessory sulfurtransferase FdhD — translation MGPVQETYNMVHYQDGMFSEKHDEIVTETPITIKLNGEEYVTVVCTPNYIEDMVVGFLISEGIISSYQHIEELWIQKDQGIVHVKAKQINPLYQSLYNKRYVTSCCGKSRQGFVFVNDVAKAKKLHDVHITLTPEECFYLMTALQQSSTTFQQTGGVHNTALCDRNSLILSRMDIGRHNALDKIYGYCLRHDIPVTGKIIAFSGRISSEILLKVSKIGCEIILSKSAPTKLALQLAHDLGITVVGFIRNNSCNIYTHPVRIEGYISSKK, via the coding sequence ATGGGTCCTGTCCAAGAAACATATAACATGGTGCATTATCAAGATGGCATGTTCTCTGAAAAACATGATGAAATTGTTACCGAAACTCCGATTACAATTAAATTAAACGGTGAAGAATATGTTACTGTAGTATGCACTCCAAATTATATTGAAGACATGGTAGTAGGCTTTTTAATTTCGGAAGGCATTATTTCTTCTTACCAACATATTGAAGAGTTATGGATTCAGAAAGATCAGGGAATCGTTCATGTAAAAGCAAAGCAAATTAATCCTCTTTACCAATCTTTATATAATAAAAGATATGTTACCTCTTGCTGTGGAAAAAGTAGACAAGGCTTTGTTTTTGTTAATGATGTAGCCAAAGCAAAAAAATTACATGATGTACATATCACACTTACTCCTGAAGAATGCTTTTATTTAATGACTGCCTTACAACAGTCTTCCACTACATTCCAACAAACCGGGGGCGTTCACAATACAGCCTTATGTGATCGAAATAGCCTCATTTTATCAAGAATGGATATTGGAAGACATAACGCATTAGATAAAATATATGGCTATTGTTTACGCCATGATATACCCGTCACAGGAAAAATCATTGCATTTAGCGGCCGAATTTCATCTGAAATCTTATTAAAAGTATCTAAAATCGGTTGTGAAATTATCCTTTCTAAATCCGCTCCAACAAAATTAGCATTACAACTCGCACATGATTTAGGCATTACTGTTGTCGGCTTTATTCGCAATAACTCTTGCAATATTTATACACATCCAGTGCGAATTGAAGGTTATATATCTTCAAAAAAATAA
- a CDS encoding glycerophosphoryl diester phosphodiesterase membrane domain-containing protein, producing the protein MLHRKKLSILGVMKHSFQTVQFAFWNVLAFQLIYKLLAAIVFIPLFGMIFNKLLYWGGYANATNDELLAFLKTPYGILAVAILSILALFLIFTEFAVLIILSYFAHKRQKVKLRPVLYKTVTYLSSLFTYCLPGFILYAVVLLPLFGFGYQSALIPDIQIPNFITGELFKTTMGQVGYYAFFAIVAYMNLRWIFVLPIMVLEKKSFRIAARKSANLVRTNFLKVLFFLIGFLVSIGIVFLLFAGIYFLSIWGIYEFTNPKGTFALLAESTLSVFLTSTLYVFSFIMTPFYIMALTRFYLQKVPVEDVLLEEGLDYSKARAEKCFFKKHRFKFIGVYIAGVFTLGMAVAFIVTFISNTYREPIIMAHRGYISKGVENTREAVQGAIDAKADYAEIDVLQTKDGQLAVIHDLKLKRLANENVQVADLTMDELRKLTLRQDGFTGKISTLDEIIKLAKNNIKLNIEVKLHGNEKDFVKKVLQTIKENEFEKQCVIQTLHYSLIQEFKRENPNIKVGYILYASRANLKYVQADFYVAEEYMINKQIVKSARKLNKPIYVWTVNDMENLKKYYKLNVDGIITDYPVDAKETIKMLKEQEENENDMIDKVIETTEDLFSKLF; encoded by the coding sequence ATGTTGCACCGAAAAAAGCTATCTATACTAGGGGTCATGAAACATTCCTTTCAAACGGTACAATTTGCTTTTTGGAATGTGTTGGCTTTTCAACTCATTTATAAATTATTAGCTGCGATTGTTTTTATACCGCTATTTGGTATGATTTTCAATAAATTATTATACTGGGGTGGTTATGCAAATGCTACAAATGATGAATTATTAGCATTTTTGAAAACACCATATGGAATATTAGCTGTTGCTATTTTATCAATATTGGCGCTGTTTCTTATCTTTACAGAGTTTGCAGTGCTTATTATTCTTTCTTATTTTGCACATAAACGTCAAAAGGTAAAATTGCGCCCAGTTTTATATAAGACGGTAACATATTTATCTTCTCTTTTCACGTATTGCTTACCAGGATTTATTTTGTATGCTGTTGTATTGTTACCTTTATTCGGATTCGGATATCAGTCTGCACTTATCCCAGACATTCAAATTCCGAACTTTATAACAGGGGAATTATTTAAAACGACGATGGGGCAAGTTGGGTACTACGCTTTCTTTGCTATCGTCGCTTATATGAATCTTCGCTGGATATTTGTGTTGCCTATTATGGTATTAGAAAAGAAGTCATTTCGAATTGCTGCACGCAAAAGTGCAAATTTAGTAAGAACAAATTTCTTGAAAGTATTGTTCTTTTTAATAGGCTTTTTAGTATCGATAGGAATTGTATTTTTGTTATTTGCGGGAATATACTTTTTATCGATATGGGGAATATATGAATTTACAAATCCAAAAGGGACATTTGCTTTATTAGCTGAATCAACTTTGTCAGTATTTTTAACGAGTACATTATATGTATTTAGTTTTATTATGACGCCATTTTATATTATGGCATTGACTAGATTTTATTTGCAGAAAGTTCCAGTAGAAGATGTTTTGTTAGAAGAAGGGTTAGATTATTCAAAAGCAAGAGCTGAGAAATGTTTTTTTAAAAAACATCGCTTTAAATTCATTGGTGTATATATTGCTGGTGTGTTTACATTAGGAATGGCCGTTGCTTTCATTGTCACTTTCATTTCTAATACGTATAGAGAACCAATTATTATGGCACATCGTGGTTATATTTCAAAAGGTGTAGAAAACACGAGAGAAGCTGTACAAGGTGCGATTGATGCAAAGGCAGATTATGCTGAAATTGATGTGTTACAAACAAAGGATGGTCAACTAGCGGTCATACACGATTTGAAATTAAAACGTCTTGCGAATGAGAATGTACAAGTTGCTGATTTGACAATGGATGAACTCCGTAAGCTAACCTTAAGACAAGATGGGTTTACAGGAAAAATTAGTACGTTAGATGAGATTATAAAGCTTGCAAAAAATAATATAAAGCTCAATATAGAAGTAAAGTTACATGGAAATGAAAAAGACTTTGTAAAAAAGGTACTACAGACAATCAAAGAGAATGAGTTTGAAAAACAATGTGTTATTCAAACGTTACATTATTCTCTTATTCAAGAGTTTAAGCGTGAAAATCCAAATATAAAAGTAGGATATATTTTATATGCAAGTAGAGCGAATTTAAAATATGTACAAGCTGATTTTTATGTCGCGGAAGAATATATGATAAATAAACAAATCGTAAAATCAGCAAGGAAATTAAATAAACCAATCTACGTTTGGACTGTAAATGATATGGAGAATTTAAAGAAATATTATAAGTTGAATGTAGATGGAATTATTACAGATTATCCTGTAGATGCAAAAGAAACGATTAAGATGTTGAAAGAACAAGAAGAAAATGAAAATGATATGATCGATAAAGTTATTGAAACAACGGAAGATTTATTTTCTAAGTTGTTTTGA
- a CDS encoding GNAT family N-acetyltransferase, with protein MDIHVLTKDEAEIYLELRVEGLKQNPEAFSSSYEDIINKECPIEYKAQKLEQDENYTLGAFKDGKLIGVATLETKPYVKQEHKAKIGSVYVSPKARGLGAGRALIKECIELAKKLEIEQIMLDVVVGNDGAKKLYESLGFKTFGVQERSLKYNGQYWDEEHMVLFLDQEK; from the coding sequence TTGGACATTCATGTACTAACAAAGGATGAAGCAGAAATTTATTTAGAACTTCGTGTAGAAGGATTAAAACAAAACCCTGAAGCTTTCAGCTCTTCTTATGAAGATATCATTAATAAAGAATGCCCGATTGAATATAAAGCGCAAAAACTTGAACAAGATGAAAATTATACACTAGGTGCATTTAAAGACGGTAAATTAATCGGGGTTGCAACTCTAGAAACAAAACCATATGTAAAACAAGAACATAAAGCAAAAATTGGTTCTGTATATGTGTCTCCAAAAGCACGCGGTCTTGGCGCTGGACGCGCTCTTATTAAAGAATGTATCGAACTTGCAAAAAAACTCGAAATCGAACAAATTATGCTCGATGTTGTTGTTGGAAATGACGGTGCAAAAAAACTATACGAATCATTAGGATTTAAAACGTTCGGCGTTCAAGAACGCTCTTTAAAATATAATGGCCAATATTGGGACGAAGAACATATGGTATTATTCTTAGATCAAGAGAAATAG